The genomic segment CGCGGCTGTACGGACTGCGGAACTACCCGCCGGAGAAGGTCGCGGAAGCCGTCCTGCGCGCGGTCGTCCGGAACCAGGCAGTCGTGCCCGTCACACCGGAGGCCCACGGCGGCCGCTTCATGTCCCGGTTCGCCCCGCGAGTGCTGCGCCGGCTCGCCCGACTTGACCCGCCGCTGTGAGCCCCCGGGACGCCCAGCACGAGAACGGGCAACACGTGATGGCCCCGCGCAGTCTCCCCTTCGACTGGGAGAAGACCCGGCCGCACCGGTTCCCCGACGAACCCAGCGCCACCCCCCTGCCGTCAATGGGCTGCGAAGGGCTTCGTCCGCTCGGAGCCGGACCTCGGACGGGAGCAGTGCCGCCGCTCGGTTCCAGCCTTCGCGAGGCAGCGTGCAGCCCTCGTACGTCCGACGGATCACGGGCACGGCGGTCGCCGCGTCCCCGGCGCCACGCCTGCGGACGCGGAGGCGCCGTCTCTCTCCGATGGCAGGGCCCTGAGCTCGCCGGACGCCCGGCTGCTCGCTCGCCGCGCACAACCGCGCCGCGCACAAAGGCCCGTCGCCCACGCGGAAGGAACTCGGCGCGGGCGCGATCGCGCCGGCGGTGGCGTAGCCGCCCAGGGCAGCACGGCAGCACGGGTGACAGAAGGAGGCACGAGGACCGTGAACCACGAACCGGCCGGGGCCGCGTATCGCATCGAGGATCTGGCGCACCACAGCGGCGCCACGGTCCGGACGATCCGCGCCTACCAGGACCGCGGACTGCTCCCCCGTCCCGAGCGACGCGGCCGGGCGAACGTGTATTCGAACATGCATCTGACCAGACTGCGTCAGATCGCCGACCTCCTCGACCGCGGCTACACCCTGGCCTCCATCAAGGAGCTCCTGGAGGCCTGGGACACGGGCCGCGGCCTCGGCGGAGTGCTCGGCCTGGCCGCGGAGGTCGAGGGGCCGTGGACCGACGAGGAGGCCGTACGGATCTCGCGGGCCGAGCTGATCGAGCGATTCGGCGGCGCTCCGGACGAGGCGGCGGTGGCGGACGCGGTCGAGCTGGGCGTGCTGGAGCCGGTGCCCGGCGAGGCGGATCTGTTCCTCGTGCCCAGCCCACAAGAGCTGGCCGTGGCAGCCGAGTTGCATGAGGCCGGGGTGCCCCTGTCCGCGATCGCCGGTCATCTAAGGGAGTTGAGGGGACAGGTCGAGCACATCGCCACCCGTTTCATGGAGTTCACCACCGAGCATGTGTTCGCTCGCTATATCGGGCAGCACCAGCCACCGACCGAGGCCGACACGGTCGAGGCGGCGACGCTCGTACGACGTCTGCGACCGCTGGCACAGCAGACGGTGGACGCCGAACTCGCGCGCGCCATACGACTGTTCGCTACCCGTCAGCTGCGCCGCCATCTCGGCTCCGCCCCCGCCGCCACACCTGCGGAGGAGTCGTGTTCCGTACGGATCCCGGCGTCGACAATGCGAGCGGTCGAAAGGCTGGTTGGCCCCGAGCAGGTATCGGCCTTCATCGCGGCGGCAGCCGAACGGGAGGTACAGTCGCGCACCTTGGACTCACTCACTGCAAATATGCGCGAAACCAACAAAGTTCACGAACCACCCTGAATCAGAAAGGTAGTTGTCCACAGAATCTTCAATTCACCTGTGGATAACTCCACTTGGCTGTGGATCAAACATCCGGATCAAAATCACGTGCGTGACGCAGGTCTCGCCAGGCACGCTGGTGGGATGAACGAACGACGTACCGTGAGAGTGTCCAAGTACCTCTCGAAACACCTGCGACACCAGCCGGAGCGGATCGGGCTCACGCTCGACGAGGGCGGCTGGGTCGGGATCGACACGCTCATCGAGGCGGCCGCCGCCCACAACTTCCACTTCACCAGGGCGGAACTCGACCACGTGGTCGACGCCAACGACAAGCAGCGCTTCGCCGTCGAGGGCGACCGGATCCGCGCCAACCAGGGCCACACCGTCGAGGTCGACCTCGGCCTGGCCCCGGCGACGCCGCCGCCGTACCTCTATCACGGGACCGTGGCGGCCTATCTGGGCGCGATCAGGGCCGAGGGCCTGCGCGCCATGAACCGGCATGACGTGCACCTCTCACCCGACCGCGAGACCGCCACCCGCGTCGGCGCCCGCCGCGGCCGTCCCGTCGTGCTCTCCGTGGACGCGGGTGCCATGCACCGCGACGGCCACGTCTTCCGCGTCAGCGACAACGGGGTGTGGCTGACCGAGGCGGTTCCGCCTCAGTACCTGCGGTTCCCCGCGTCGCACTGAGCGGGACCACCCCGCGACTGCCCTTACGCTCCATGTATGAGTCTGCGTCTGAGCACCGTGATCCTGCCGTACCTCCGCTGGCACGAGGGCGGCCGTGACACGTGGCAGCGCGCCGAGCAGCTCGGGTTCCACACCGCGTTCACGTACGACCACCTGTCGTGGCGGACCTTTCGGGACGGGCCGTGGTTCGGCGCCGTGCCGACCCTGACCGCCGCAGCCGCCGTCACCGACCATCTGCGCCTCGGCACTCTCGTGACCTCGCCGAACTTCCGGCACCCGGTGACCCTCGCCAAGGAACTGATCTCCCTCGACGACATCTCCGGCGGCCGGATCACCCTCGGCGTCGGCGCGGGCGGCACCGGCTTCGACGCCACCGCGCTCGGCCAGGAACCGTGGACGCCGCGCGAGCGCGCCGACCGTCTCGCCGAGTTCGTCCCCCTGCTCGACCGGCTCCTCACCGAGGACTCCGTCTCGTACGAGGGCGACTACTACTCGGCCCATGAGGCACGCAACATCCCCGGCTGCGTCCAGCGTCCCCGGCTGCCCTTCGCGGTCGCCGCCACCGGGCCGCGCGGGATGCGGCTGGCCGCACGGTACGGGCAGGCGTGGGTGACCACCGGGGACCCCAAGCTGTTCGAGACGGGCACCCCCGAGCAGTCGGTTCAAGCCATGCGTGGGCAGGTCGAGAGGCTGGCCGACACGGCCGCCGCGCTCGGCCACGACGCGGCCCGGCTCGACAAGATCCTCCTCACCGGTTTCACCCCGGACCGCGGCCGGCCGCTGGAGTCGCTGGACGCGTTCGTGGACTTCGCGGGCCGCCACGCCGAGCTGGGCTTCACCGACCTCGTGGTCCACTGGCCGATCCCGGACTCGGACTTCGCCGCGGACGAGAAGGTCTTCGAGCGGATCGCCATGGAGGCATTGGCCCAGCTGGCGTGAGCGCTTCCCGGAGCAGTCCCGACCGGGGTGCACACGGCGGCTCGTAGGAGCGCGAGCGCGGTCGGTCGTAACAACGCAGGTAGTCGGCGGGTCGGAGCGGTAATCACTCACCTGTGCGGGCGCCCGCACGACCGTGCGCGCATATGCGCGACAATGGGGTCCGTGACCTCAGCGACGAGACAGCCCGAGACCCCGGCCCCGACCGTCCCGCTCCGGCTGATAGCCACGGATCTCGACGGCACCCTGCTCCGTGACGACAAGTCGGTCTCCCCGCGCACCGTCGCCGCCCTCGCGGCCGCCGAGGCGTCCGGCGTCGAGGTCTTCTTCGTCACCGGCCGCCCGGCCCGCTGGATGGACGTCGTCAGCGAACACGTCCACGGCCACGGCCTCGCGATCTGCGGGAACGGCGCCGCCGTGGTCGACCTGCACGGCGGCCCGGGCGCCCATCGCTTCGTCAAGGTCCGCGAGCTGGCGCGGGAGAACGCGCTCGACGCCGTACGACTGCTGCGCGAGGCGGCACCGGGCACGGTGTACGCGGTCGAGCAGACGTACGGCTTCAACCAGGAGCCCGAGTACCCGAAGCTCCACATGGAGATCCCCGACATCCTCGCGCCCGCCGAGAAGCTGCTGGCCCAGAGCGGTGCGGCCGACGACGAGCCGGTACTGAAGATCCTCGCGTACCACCCGTCGATCGACCCCGACGACTTCCTCGCCACCGCCCGTATCGCCGTCGGCGACCGTGCCACCATCACCCGCTCCAGCCCCAGCGCCCTGCTGGAGATCAGCGGACCGGGCGTCTCCAAGGCCAGCACCCTCGCCCTGTGCTGCGCCGAGCGCGGTATCTCCCACGAGGAGGTGGTCGCCTTCGGTGACATGCCGAACGACGTCGAGATGCTCACGTGGGCGGGGCAGTCGTACGCCATGGGCAACGCGCACCCGGACGTCCTCGCGGCGGCATCCGGCCGGACCGTGGCCAACAACGAGGACGGGGTGGCGGTCGTGATCGAGCGGCTGCTGGCGGAGCGGCTGTAGCCGCGACCGCCGGGCTCACCACCGTCCCCGGGCGCATCAGCGACGCCGCCGAGCTCGCCACCACCGCCGCCGAACCCATGACCGCCGCTCCGCCCACGGCCACCCCCGTGCCGGAGCGCCCGGCTACAACTCCACCCCGTGCTCCCGCAGCCACGGCACGGGATCCACGGCCGACCCCAGCTCCGGGGTGACCCGTACCTCGAAGTGCAGGTGCGGTCCGGTGGAGTTGCCGGTGGTGCCCGACTGGCCGATCCACTGCCCCGCCGCCACTCGCTCGCCCTGGTCGACGGTGACGGCGGCGAGGTGCGCGTACTGCGTGCAGTAACCGTCGGCGTGCTCGACGACGACCTCGATGCCGAAGGCTCCCCCGCACGACACCTTCACCACACGCCCCGCCCCGACCGCCCGCACCGGCGTGCCGATCGGCACCGCGAAGTCCTGCCCGGTGTGCTGACTGGCCCAGTGCTCACCACCGCTGCCGTAGCCCGCGGAGAGTTCGTACGTGCCCACTGGCGCCACCCACGCCTTCGAGGGCCCGCCGGCCGGCTGCTTCAGTCGGACGGCTCCCCGGCAGGCGCCGGCCGCGACCGCCTCGTCGGCCTGCCCCTGAAGCGTCCACTGCGCCACCTCGAGCTTCTGCTGGATCACCTGCTTGATCTCGGAGAGTCCGGTCTTCCACTCCTCCAGCGCTCGCCACGCCGTCGCGGCCTTCGCCTCGTCCGCGGCGAGCCTCGCCTCCGCGCGGCGGCTCTTGGCCACGGCGTTGTTGACCGCCAGATCGGCCTGCCAGACAGCCCGGTGCCCCCGCATCAGCTGCTCCGGGTCAGCCGCGAGAAGCATCTGCGCGGTGTACGGCACCCCGCCGCCCTCGCGGTACTGGGCGCGCGCGATCCGGCCCAGGTCGGTGTTCAGCACCCCGATCTGCTTCCGTTCCCGCGCGAGCAGTTTCTCCAGCCGCTCCGCCTTCACCTTCTGCGCCTCCGCCACCCGCCGCCCCGCCTCGTACCGCTGCGTCGCCACCGCCGCTTCCTCGAACAACCGCACCACCTGGGCGCTGAGCCCTGCCTCGCCGGTCCCACCCGGGGTCCCACCGCCGCCGCTGTCGGCCGCCGTCGGCCGGACCACGAGAACCGCCGCTGCACACAGCGGCACGACGACGAACAGCGAGTGTCGGCGAGAGAAGCGCATATGCGATCGTGGCCCGGCCCCCCGCGCCAGTCCTGTTCGAGTCGTACGGCCGGGGGACACGCTGCCCCCGTACGGGCCAAGGGACTAGGCCGAACAGGGGCCCGGCTCAGGTGTGTTCGGCCCGGTCACTCGCGGGCCAGTTTGAGCCGTACGAGACGGTCCGCGAGGCGGTCCTGCTCAGACGGGCCGTGCCAGCAGTCGGCCACACGACAGCGGCCCGACGGCAGCGGGCAGTCGGCGTCGGCCGGGACGGCCACCGCACTCAGCGAAGCTCCGGCCACACCACCGTCTGCCGCCCCACCCGTTCGTCCGCAACGGTCGGACGGTCGGTCGGGCGCCCGGCCGACCGTCCGTCAGAGCCGCGACGAGATTCTCCGGCGAAGCCGCGATCGATCAGACTGAGACCAGCAGCTCTCCCGCCGCCTCCCGCTCCACCATCGTCCGCAAGGGGCCGTCCACCAGGGCCAGTTCCGCATAGGTCCCACGCTGCGCGACGCGTCCCTCCGCCAGCACGACCACCTCGTCCACGGCCTCGAGGCCGGCCAGCCGATGGGTGATCAGCAAGGTCGTGCGGCCCTCGGTCGCGGCCAGCAGGTCCTCGGTGAGCGCGTCGGCCGTCGGCAGGTCCAGATGTTCCGCGGGCTCGTCGAGGACGAGAACCGGGAAGTCGGCCAGCAAAGCACGGGCGAGGGCGAGCCGCTGACGCTGGCCGCCGGACAGCCGTGCCCCGTGCTCACCGATCAGGGTGTCCAGCCCGTCGGGGAGTTCGTCGGCCCAGTCGAGCAGCCGTGCCCGCTCGAGCGCGTCCCGCAACTCCGCCTCGCCCGCGTCCTTCCGGGCGAGCAGCAGGTTCTCCCGCACCGTGCTGTCGAAGAGGTGAGCGTCCTGGGCGCACAGCCCCACGAACCGCCGTACGGCGTCACCCTCGAGCGCGTACGCGTCCACCCCACCCAGCGTGTACGTCCCGTCCCGCGCGTCCAGGAACCGCAGCAGCACCTGTGCGAGCGTCGTCTTGCCCGCCCCCGAGACACCGACCACGGCGATCCTGCGCCCCTGTTCAAGGGTGAGGTCCAGCCCGGCGAGCGCGTCCCGGTCCTGCCCGGCGTACCGCGCGCCGATCCCTGCGAGCCGCAGCGGGAACGGCGACACGGGCGCCTCGGCCGACTCCCGCGGCTCGCGTACGGGGTCGGGGGCGTCCAGCACCTCGTACACGCGCTCCGCGCTCCTGCGGACCCGCTGGCGGAACTGGACGGCCAGTGGCATCCCCAGCACCGCCTCGAACGCGGCCAGCGGGGTGAGTACGACGACGGCCATGGCCACACCGCTCAG from the Streptomyces sp. NBC_00310 genome contains:
- a CDS encoding MerR family transcriptional regulator, which encodes MNHEPAGAAYRIEDLAHHSGATVRTIRAYQDRGLLPRPERRGRANVYSNMHLTRLRQIADLLDRGYTLASIKELLEAWDTGRGLGGVLGLAAEVEGPWTDEEAVRISRAELIERFGGAPDEAAVADAVELGVLEPVPGEADLFLVPSPQELAVAAELHEAGVPLSAIAGHLRELRGQVEHIATRFMEFTTEHVFARYIGQHQPPTEADTVEAATLVRRLRPLAQQTVDAELARAIRLFATRQLRRHLGSAPAATPAEESCSVRIPASTMRAVERLVGPEQVSAFIAAAAEREVQSRTLDSLTANMRETNKVHEPP
- a CDS encoding RNA 2'-phosphotransferase; translation: MNERRTVRVSKYLSKHLRHQPERIGLTLDEGGWVGIDTLIEAAAAHNFHFTRAELDHVVDANDKQRFAVEGDRIRANQGHTVEVDLGLAPATPPPYLYHGTVAAYLGAIRAEGLRAMNRHDVHLSPDRETATRVGARRGRPVVLSVDAGAMHRDGHVFRVSDNGVWLTEAVPPQYLRFPASH
- a CDS encoding LLM class flavin-dependent oxidoreductase; the protein is MSLRLSTVILPYLRWHEGGRDTWQRAEQLGFHTAFTYDHLSWRTFRDGPWFGAVPTLTAAAAVTDHLRLGTLVTSPNFRHPVTLAKELISLDDISGGRITLGVGAGGTGFDATALGQEPWTPRERADRLAEFVPLLDRLLTEDSVSYEGDYYSAHEARNIPGCVQRPRLPFAVAATGPRGMRLAARYGQAWVTTGDPKLFETGTPEQSVQAMRGQVERLADTAAALGHDAARLDKILLTGFTPDRGRPLESLDAFVDFAGRHAELGFTDLVVHWPIPDSDFAADEKVFERIAMEALAQLA
- a CDS encoding HAD family hydrolase — translated: MTSATRQPETPAPTVPLRLIATDLDGTLLRDDKSVSPRTVAALAAAEASGVEVFFVTGRPARWMDVVSEHVHGHGLAICGNGAAVVDLHGGPGAHRFVKVRELARENALDAVRLLREAAPGTVYAVEQTYGFNQEPEYPKLHMEIPDILAPAEKLLAQSGAADDEPVLKILAYHPSIDPDDFLATARIAVGDRATITRSSPSALLEISGPGVSKASTLALCCAERGISHEEVVAFGDMPNDVEMLTWAGQSYAMGNAHPDVLAAASGRTVANNEDGVAVVIERLLAERL
- a CDS encoding M23 family metallopeptidase, encoding MRFSRRHSLFVVVPLCAAAVLVVRPTAADSGGGGTPGGTGEAGLSAQVVRLFEEAAVATQRYEAGRRVAEAQKVKAERLEKLLARERKQIGVLNTDLGRIARAQYREGGGVPYTAQMLLAADPEQLMRGHRAVWQADLAVNNAVAKSRRAEARLAADEAKAATAWRALEEWKTGLSEIKQVIQQKLEVAQWTLQGQADEAVAAGACRGAVRLKQPAGGPSKAWVAPVGTYELSAGYGSGGEHWASQHTGQDFAVPIGTPVRAVGAGRVVKVSCGGAFGIEVVVEHADGYCTQYAHLAAVTVDQGERVAAGQWIGQSGTTGNSTGPHLHFEVRVTPELGSAVDPVPWLREHGVEL